Proteins found in one Verrucomicrobiia bacterium genomic segment:
- a CDS encoding ankyrin repeat domain-containing protein, translating to MMNSKQLRQAIKTGDAKQVAEILRTSPKEKVVFYHGWTPLHVAAKCGNPDVASAILATGAAVNAVTDLWQTPFDIAMKHNHRQIANLLSKKGGHSAAKLSLHAAAAAGDLVAVKSHVAAGENIQEIFDGETPLCIALHHRHWPIASYLIKKNANVKLPQRWHTTPLHVAAASGAPIEIIAKLVKLGAEVDALDECERTPLCHAAEAGHTEIVQWLLDHGANVTHGHVGSSAPVYCALIRDHTELASLLIDRGGKCTLHQAIACNHLARARQLLNAGADVHKEEDLPYYNTPLAMAVWRDSAEMVTLLLEFGADPNRPDESHQAQHGMVGGDTALHEAVLKGSAKMVKLLLAHGADPDIPDASGTTPIELARLKDRSHLVHLMELHIDKKLSLVEDEAGVQPLYTVSKVAELLSVDDTFVLDLIKTRKITGLQLDEKTLRITAGSVQRYLAKMTLAATSHSR from the coding sequence ATGATGAATTCCAAACAACTTCGCCAGGCCATCAAAACAGGCGACGCCAAACAAGTCGCTGAAATCTTGCGGACTTCACCGAAGGAGAAAGTCGTTTTCTACCACGGTTGGACGCCGCTCCACGTCGCCGCCAAGTGCGGCAATCCGGACGTCGCCTCCGCCATTCTCGCAACTGGAGCGGCAGTCAACGCCGTCACCGACTTGTGGCAAACCCCTTTTGACATTGCCATGAAACACAACCACCGCCAGATCGCGAATCTCCTCTCCAAAAAAGGCGGTCACTCAGCCGCAAAGTTGTCGCTACATGCGGCGGCTGCCGCCGGTGATTTGGTGGCCGTTAAATCGCACGTGGCTGCTGGGGAGAATATTCAGGAAATTTTCGACGGCGAAACGCCACTTTGCATCGCCCTCCACCATCGTCACTGGCCTATCGCCAGCTACCTGATCAAGAAAAACGCCAACGTAAAATTGCCGCAGCGTTGGCACACGACGCCACTTCATGTCGCTGCCGCTTCTGGTGCTCCCATCGAAATCATTGCCAAACTGGTTAAACTGGGAGCTGAAGTTGATGCGTTGGACGAATGTGAGCGCACTCCCCTCTGTCACGCCGCAGAAGCCGGTCACACCGAGATCGTTCAATGGTTGCTCGACCACGGCGCAAACGTCACACACGGCCACGTCGGCAGTTCTGCGCCTGTTTACTGTGCGCTCATTCGCGACCACACGGAATTGGCCTCGCTCTTGATTGACCGGGGAGGCAAATGCACCCTGCATCAAGCAATCGCCTGCAACCACCTCGCACGTGCGCGCCAACTCCTGAACGCAGGTGCAGATGTTCACAAGGAGGAAGACCTTCCTTACTACAACACCCCTTTGGCAATGGCCGTTTGGCGCGACTCCGCTGAAATGGTCACGCTTCTCCTTGAGTTCGGCGCTGACCCAAACCGCCCCGATGAAAGCCACCAAGCCCAACACGGGATGGTCGGTGGCGACACAGCCCTTCATGAAGCAGTGCTCAAAGGTTCGGCCAAGATGGTAAAACTTTTGTTGGCTCACGGTGCTGATCCTGACATTCCTGATGCCTCCGGAACTACACCGATCGAACTCGCCCGGCTGAAAGACCGCAGCCATCTGGTTCATCTGATGGAGTTGCACATTGATAAGAAGTTGAGCCTCGTCGAAGACGAAGCCGGCGTGCAACCCCTCTACACCGTTTCCAAGGTTGCCGAACTTCTAAGCGTGGACGACACGTTTGTCCTCGACCTGATTAAAACCCGCAAGATCACCGGCCTTCAACTCGACGAAAAGACACTACGAATCACCGCTGGCAGTGTTCAACGCTACCTCGCGAAAATGACCTTGGCCGCCACTTCGCACTCTAGGTGA
- a CDS encoding HNH endonuclease, with translation MKAELAKKWLGKLTKLNAAAGRGKCRGKAPHKPLLLLCLLDMAEAGEFTGRNFTRTAGLVLRFKSYGALVSERWPTRLDLRMPFFYLRTQGFWQAFTLEMTAAQSPESCFVCKLHEEFFDLLGDADFRLKARLLLVSRYFEARERVALLESLGLCADGVAKAEHRIAALNEEAEDAARKKGRSARFAVQVVSRYKFTCALTGLCCLTTDGAAIVDAAHIEPFADSQNDDIENGLALCKNAHWMFDEGLWSVRNDGRVILSTQRFTENGPEGLRLQPYAGRLLQFAAGVTLRPKPEYFARHRAAHLITP, from the coding sequence ATGAAAGCAGAACTGGCGAAGAAATGGCTGGGGAAGCTGACGAAGCTGAACGCGGCGGCCGGGCGCGGCAAGTGCCGCGGCAAAGCGCCGCACAAGCCGCTGCTGCTGCTTTGCCTGCTCGACATGGCCGAGGCCGGCGAGTTCACCGGGCGGAATTTCACGCGCACGGCCGGACTGGTGCTGCGGTTCAAATCCTACGGGGCGCTGGTGTCGGAGCGGTGGCCGACGCGGCTGGATTTGCGGATGCCATTCTTCTATCTGCGCACGCAAGGATTCTGGCAGGCGTTCACGCTGGAGATGACGGCAGCGCAGTCGCCGGAATCGTGCTTCGTTTGCAAGTTGCACGAGGAATTCTTCGATCTGCTCGGTGATGCCGATTTCCGTTTGAAGGCGCGACTGTTGCTGGTGTCGCGATATTTCGAGGCGCGCGAACGGGTGGCGTTGCTTGAAAGCCTCGGACTGTGCGCCGATGGCGTGGCGAAAGCGGAACATCGTATCGCGGCGTTGAATGAGGAGGCGGAGGATGCAGCTCGGAAGAAGGGACGAAGCGCGCGATTCGCGGTGCAAGTCGTTTCGCGTTACAAGTTCACCTGTGCGCTGACGGGCCTGTGCTGCCTCACGACGGATGGCGCGGCGATTGTGGATGCGGCGCATATCGAGCCGTTCGCAGATTCGCAGAATGACGACATTGAGAACGGACTGGCCCTGTGCAAGAACGCGCACTGGATGTTTGATGAAGGGCTGTGGTCGGTGCGCAACGACGGGCGCGTGATCCTGTCAACGCAGCGATTCACGGAAAACGGGCCAGAGGGATTGCGCCTGCAACCGTATGCCGGGCGGCTGTTGCAATTTGCCGCAGGTGTCACATTGAGGCCAAAGCCAGAGTATTTTGCGCGCCATCGAGCCGCGCATTTGATTACGCCATAA
- a CDS encoding DEAD/DEAH box helicase codes for MNNQQTIQSVIEGLGDDLRAYLEAQYHVRDASVLHERKLLLKDGATIAQKPYLEATPAYVLSDEYAQLDLPAAAKTLLTSLAKIPKSGIFPRPYGHQAHALKAFLKEQRDVLAATGTGSGKTEIFLLSILGSLAEECTLGPKATKMTGCRALILYPMNALVSDQLARMRRVLGNKDVAALLHGMRGRHVRFGMYTSRTPFPGEISSDLNKGRCRDLLQNFYRPILGNEKLLAELKARGKWPAKDVQAFFGQDGQRWDDRLKTGSQDVELLMRHEIQEACPDILITNYSMLEYMMLRPIERSIFEQTAKWLENKGTFLTIVLDEAHMYRGATGAEVAFLLRRLFARLGIKRDRIRFILTTASVGSSADDESSARDFACDLTGLPRTKRNDIAFVRGTKEEWSKPSPASKAEAVALAEFDGGSFAAVMHDAEKVAIALNQLGKKLGWANVSAANPGNDLYAAVAQFGPAKLLVTEVSGNALVLDQVALKLFPNVPDEATRVRAMDALLRLCNYARDAKTEKVFLPARLHLFFRGLSGLYACANPKCSGKRDPKKTTLLGRLYPEPRVACECGARVFEILTHRDCGAVFLKGYVPRELRPSFLWHEPTTGIGDESSGSELALQEMELLVTPEASNLPKQAVWLNITSGQLLWSEPATKDGWILTYAADGSGTLTAQISHVFSNCPQCGGRTRNGPNEPSRIMDLRTKGEQPFGQLIKRQLFAQPPDGSKGVDDYPNQGRKVLIF; via the coding sequence ATGAACAATCAGCAAACCATTCAAAGCGTCATTGAAGGACTGGGTGATGACCTGCGCGCTTACCTTGAGGCGCAATATCATGTGCGTGACGCATCTGTGCTCCACGAGCGTAAGTTGCTGTTGAAGGATGGAGCGACCATTGCACAGAAGCCATACTTGGAAGCTACTCCTGCGTATGTCCTATCAGACGAATATGCGCAACTCGATTTGCCGGCGGCCGCAAAGACCCTTCTGACTTCCCTAGCCAAGATACCCAAAAGCGGAATTTTTCCCAGACCCTACGGCCACCAGGCTCATGCGTTAAAGGCATTCCTCAAAGAGCAAAGGGATGTGCTGGCAGCAACGGGCACAGGTTCTGGTAAAACGGAAATCTTCTTGTTGTCCATTCTTGGGAGTCTGGCTGAAGAATGCACGCTTGGGCCAAAAGCGACCAAAATGACTGGTTGCAGAGCTCTGATTCTTTATCCGATGAACGCACTGGTTTCGGATCAACTGGCGCGAATGCGCAGGGTGCTCGGAAACAAAGATGTCGCAGCACTGTTGCATGGCATGCGTGGTCGGCATGTGCGATTTGGCATGTATACCAGCCGAACGCCATTCCCGGGGGAAATCTCATCTGATCTGAACAAAGGGCGGTGCCGCGATCTGTTGCAAAACTTCTATCGCCCCATACTCGGAAACGAAAAACTGCTGGCTGAACTGAAAGCGCGTGGCAAGTGGCCCGCGAAGGATGTCCAAGCCTTTTTCGGACAGGACGGGCAGCGGTGGGATGATCGGCTTAAAACCGGGTCGCAAGATGTTGAACTCCTGATGCGACACGAGATTCAGGAGGCATGTCCCGATATCCTGATCACCAACTATTCGATGCTCGAATACATGATGCTGCGGCCAATCGAGAGGAGCATTTTCGAGCAAACAGCGAAGTGGCTTGAGAACAAGGGCACGTTTCTGACGATTGTGCTTGATGAGGCACATATGTATCGGGGAGCGACAGGAGCGGAAGTGGCTTTTTTGTTGCGACGTCTTTTCGCCCGGCTGGGAATCAAACGTGATCGGATTCGATTTATTCTGACAACCGCCAGTGTTGGCAGCAGTGCAGATGACGAATCCTCAGCGCGCGACTTTGCATGCGACCTCACCGGACTTCCGCGGACCAAACGAAATGATATTGCCTTTGTCCGAGGAACAAAAGAGGAGTGGAGCAAGCCGTCACCAGCATCCAAGGCAGAGGCGGTTGCGCTTGCAGAATTTGATGGCGGTAGTTTTGCCGCTGTAATGCATGATGCAGAAAAGGTGGCGATAGCATTGAATCAGTTGGGGAAGAAACTCGGATGGGCAAACGTGTCAGCAGCGAATCCAGGCAACGACCTCTATGCTGCGGTTGCGCAGTTCGGTCCGGCAAAGTTGCTGGTGACGGAGGTTAGTGGAAATGCGCTCGTGCTGGATCAAGTGGCTCTGAAGTTGTTTCCGAACGTGCCCGATGAAGCGACGCGAGTCAGAGCCATGGACGCCCTATTGCGGCTCTGCAATTACGCGAGAGATGCCAAGACGGAAAAAGTATTCCTGCCAGCGCGGCTTCACTTGTTTTTTCGAGGCTTATCGGGCCTCTATGCGTGCGCTAATCCCAAGTGTTCTGGAAAACGTGACCCTAAAAAAACAACTTTGCTTGGAAGGCTGTATCCCGAGCCTCGTGTTGCTTGTGAATGTGGCGCGCGGGTTTTTGAAATCCTAACGCACCGTGATTGTGGGGCGGTGTTCCTGAAGGGCTATGTGCCGAGAGAACTGCGCCCCTCTTTCCTTTGGCACGAGCCGACCACCGGCATCGGGGATGAATCGTCAGGATCGGAATTGGCTCTGCAAGAAATGGAGTTACTGGTTACGCCGGAGGCATCAAATCTCCCCAAACAAGCAGTCTGGCTGAACATCACTTCCGGCCAATTGTTGTGGAGCGAGCCAGCGACAAAAGATGGCTGGATACTGACTTATGCTGCCGACGGTTCTGGAACGCTAACAGCGCAGATTTCACATGTGTTCAGCAATTGTCCCCAGTGTGGTGGCCGAACCCGAAATGGCCCAAATGAGCCGAGCAGAATAATGGACCTGCGGACGAAGGGTGAGCAGCCCTTTGGTCAGTTGATTAAGCGGCAATTGTTCGCCCAGCCGCCTGACGGTTCTAAAGGTGTGGATGATTACCCCAACCAGGGCCGGAAGGTGTTGATCTTTTAA